The Carassius auratus strain Wakin unplaced genomic scaffold, ASM336829v1 scaf_tig00027845, whole genome shotgun sequence genome segment CCTCTCGTTCCGTCCCCTCGTTCTGTGCTCTCGTTCCGTTGTCTCGTTCCGTCCTCTCGTTCTGTGCTCTCGTTCCGTCGTTTGTTCTGTCATCCTCAGTATCATCTTAACTGTCGTCTCGTTCTGTGCTCTCGTTCCGTGCTCTCGTTCCGTCGTCTCGTTCTGTGCTTTCGTTCCGTGCTCTCGTTCTGTCGTCTCGTTCTGTCATCTCGTTCTGTCCCCTCGTTCTGTCCCCTCATTCTGTCCTCTCGTTCTGTGCTCTGGTTCTGTCCTCTCATTCCGTGCTCTCGTTCCGTCCCGTCATTCTGTCCCCTCGTTCTGTCATCTCGTTCCGTCTCTCGTTCTGTGCTATCGTTCTGTGCTCTCATTCTGTCGTCTCATTCCGTCCTCTTGTTCTGTCGTCTTGTTCCGTCCTCTCATTCCGTGCTCTCGTTCCGTCCCCTCGTTATGTGCTCTCGTTCTGTCGTCTCGTTCGGTCCTCTCGTTCGGTCCTCTCGTTCCATGCTCTCGTTCTGTCCCCTCATTCTGTGCTCTGGTTCTGTCCTCTCATTCCGTGCTCTCGTTCCGTCCCGTCACTCTGTCCTCTCGTTCTGTGCTCTCGTTCCGTCCCATCATTATGTCCCCTCATTCTGTCCTCTCGTTCTGTCATCTCGTTCCGTCTCTCGTTCTGTGCTCTCATTCTGTCGTCTCATTCCGTCCTCTCGTTCTGTCGTCTTGTTCCGTCCTCTCATTCCGTGCTCTCATTCCGTCCCCTCGTTATGTGCTCTCGTTCTGTCGTCTCGTTCGGTCCTCTCGTTCTGTCCTCTCGTTCCATGCTCTCGCTCTTTCCTCTCGTTCTGTCGTCTCGTTCTGTCCTCTCATTCCGTGCTCTCGTTCCGTCCCGTCACTCTGTCCTCTCGTTCTGTGCTCTCGTTCCGTCCCATCATTATGTCCCCTCATTCTGTCCTCTCGTTCTGTCATCTCGTTCCGTCTCTCGTTCTGTGCTCTCATTCTGTCGTCTCATTCCGTCCTCTCGTTCTGTCGTCTTGTTCCGTCCTCTCATTCCGTGCTCTCGTTCCGTCCCCTCGTTATGTGCTCTCGTTCTGTCGTCTCGTTCGGTCCTCTCGTTCTGTCCTCTCGTTCCATGCTCTCGCTCTTTCCTCTCGTTCTGTCGTCTCGTTCTGTCCTCTCATTCCGTGCTCTTGTTCCGTCCCGTCATTCTGTCCTCTTGTTCCATGCTCTCGTTCCGTCCCCTCATTATGTCCCCTCACTCTGTGCTCTGGTTCTGTCCTCTCGTTCCGTGCTCTCGTTCTGTCCTTTCGTTCCGTGCTCTCGTTCTGTCCTCTCGTTCTGTCCTCACGTTTGGTTCTCTTGTTCAGTCCTCTGGTTCTGTGCTCTCGTTCTGTCCTCTCGCTCTTTCCTCTCGTTCTGTCGTCTCGTTCTGTCGTCTCGTTCTGTCCTCTCATTCTGTCCTCTCGTTCCATGCTCTCGTTCTGTCCCCTCATTCTGTCCTCTTGTTCTGTTCTCTGGTTCTGTCCTTTCATTCCGTGCTCTCGTTTCGTCCTGTCATTCTGTCCTCTCGTTCCGTGCTCTCGTTCCGTCCCCTCATTATGTCCCCTCGCTCTGTGCTCTCGTTCTGTCCTCTCGTTCTGTCATCTCGTTCCGTGCTCTCGTTCGGTTCTCTCATTCTGTCGTCTCGTTCTGTCCTCTGGTTCTGTGCTCTCATTCTGTCCTCTCGCTCTTTCCTCTCGTTCTGTCGTCTCGTTCTGTCCTCTCATTCCGTGCTCTTGTTCCGTCCCGTCATTCTGTCCTCTCGTTCCGTGCTCTCGTTCCGTCCCCTCATTATGTCCCCTCACTCTGTGCTCTGGTTCTGTCCTCTCGTTCCGTGCTCTCGTTCTGTCCTCTCGTTCCGTGCTCTCGTTCTGTCCTCTCGTTCGGTTCTCTCGTTCGGTCCTCTGGTTCTGTGCTCTCGTTCTGTCCTCTTGCTCTTTCCTCTCGTTCTGTCGTCTCGTTCTGTCCTCTCGTTCCATGCTCTCGTTCTGTCCCCTCATTCTGTCCTCTTGTTCTGTTCTCTGGTTCTGTCCTTTCATTCCGTGCTCTCGTTTCGTCCTGTCATTCTGTCCTCTCGTTCCGTGCTCTCGTTCCGTCCCCTCATTATGTCCCCTCGCTCTGTGCTCTCGTTCTGTCCTCTCGTTCTGTCATCTCGTTCCGTGCTCTCGTTCGGTTCTCTCATTCTGTCGTCTCGTTCTGTCCTCTGGTTCTGTGCTCTCATTCTGTCCTCTCGCTCTTTCCTCTCGTTCTGTCGTCTCGTTCTGTCCTCTCATTTCGTGCTCTTGTTCCGTCCCGTCATTCTGTCCTCTCGTTCCGTGCTCTCGTTCCGTCCCCTCATTATGTCCCCTCACTCTGTGCTCTGGTTCTGTCCTCTCGTTCCGTGCTCTCGTTCTGTCCTCTCGTTCCGTGCTCTCGTTCTGTCCTCTCGTTCGGTTCTCTCGTTCGGTCCTCTGGTTCTGTGCTCTCGTTCTGTCCTCTCGCTCTTTCCTCTCGTTCTGTCGTCTCGTTCTGTCCTCTCATTCTGTCCTCTCGTTCCATGCTCTCGTTCTGTCCCCTCATTCTGTCCTCTCGTTCTGTTCTCTGGTTCTGTCCTCTCATTCCGTGCTCTCGTTTCGTCCTGTCATTCTGTCCTCTCGTTCCGTGCTCTCGTTCCGTCCCCTCATTATGTCCCCTCGCTCTGTGCTCTCGTTCTGTCCTCTCGTTCCGTGCTCTCGTTCTGTCGTCTCGTTCTGTCCTTTGGTTCTGTGCTCTCGTTCTGTCCTTTCGTTCTTTCCTCTCGTTCTGTTCTCTCATTCTGTCGTCTCGTTCTGTCCCCTCATTCGGTCCTCTCGTTCTGTGCTCTCGTTCTGTCCCCTCATTCTGTCCTCTCGTTCTGTTCTCTGGTTCTGTCCTCTCATTCCGTGCTCTCGTTTCGTCCTGTCATTCTGTCCTCTCGTTCCATGCTCTCGTTCTGTCCCCTCATTCTGTCCCCTCGCTCTGTCCTCTCGTTCCGTCCTCTCGTTCTGTCCCCTCGTTCCGTCCTCTCGTTCCGTCCTCTCGTTCCGTCCTCTCGTTCTGTGCTCTCGTTCCGTCCCCTCGTTCTGTGCTCTCGTTCCGTTGTCTCGTTCCGTCCTCTCGTTCTGTGCTCTCGTTCCGTCCTCTCGTTCTGTCTCCTCGCTCTGTGCTCTCGTTCCGTGCTCTCGTTCTGTCCTCTCGTTCGGTTCTTTCACTCTGTCGTCTCGTTCTGTCCTCTCATTCTGTCCCCTCGTTCGGTTCTTTCGTTCTGTCGTCTCGTTCTGTCCTCTCATTCTGTCCCCTCGTTCGGTTCTTTCGTTCTGTCGTCTCGTTCTGTCCTCTGGTTCCGTGTTCTCGTTCTGTCCTCTCGTTCCATGCTCTCGTTCTGTCCTCTCGTTCGGTTCTTTCGTTCTGACGTCTCGTTCTGTCCTCTGGTTCTGTGCTCTCGTTCTGTCGTCTCGTTCTGTCCTTTGGTTCTGTCGTCTCGTTCTGTCCCCTCGTTTTGTCGTCTCGTTCTATCCCCTCGTTATGTTGTCTCGTTCTGTCCTCTCGTTCTGTCCTCTCGTTCCTTCCTCTCGTTCCGTCCCCTCGTTCCGTCCTCTCGTTCTGTGCTCTCGTTCCATCCTCTCGTTCTGTCCTCTCGTTCCATGCTCTTGTTCGGTCCTCTCATTCTGTCCTCTCGTTCAGTCCTCTCGTTCTGTGCTCTCGTTCTGTCCCCTCATTCTGTCCTCTCTTTCTGTCCTCTCGTTCCGTCCTCTCGTTCCTTCCCCTCATTCCGTCCTCTCGTTCTGTGCTCTCGTTCTGTCCCCTCGTTCTGTGCTCTCGTTCTGTGCTCTCGTTCCGTCCTCTCGTTCTGTCGTCTCGTCTGTCCTCTCGTTCCATGCTCTTGTTCGGTCCTCTCGTTCTGTCCCCTCGTTCCATGCTCTCGTTCTGTCCCCTCATTCTGTGCTCTAGTTCGGTCCTCTCGTTAAGTCCTCTCGTTCTGTCCTCTCTTTCTGTCCTCTCGTTCCGTCCTCTCGTTCCTTCCCCTCGTTCCGTCCTCTCGTTCTGTCCCCTCGTTCTGTCCTCTCGTTCCGTCCTCTCGTTCTGTCCCCTCGTTCCGTCCTCTCGTTCTGTGCTCTCGTTCCGTCAAAACGCATTTTTGGCACAAATGGAACCCCATAGTGAGCACTTAATTAAGATCAATTAGCCCTTTGCCGAGCCCCGCCcaccttagttactgttgctacctCCGACAAACAAATGGTCAAACACGACCAGCGAGACATATTGCCATGTCGGGAAGAGGTATACCAGTGCGTGTCAGTGACCTTTTTGGAGCAATACCTCCGCGATATCCTCCAGATCGAGGCAAAAGGGGTTACAGTATGCAGTGGAGggatacattaaaaatataaaaatatgcaatgAAGGAGACACGACTACTATCGAGGCTAATGCTTACCGGTCTCAAGCGAAATCTGAGAAACCCCATGACCTGTACCTCAAATGCAACCAGCACCACCGTGTGGACCAGTCATGCTGGTCATTCTCTTTCATATGTTATGGTCTATTATTGTCTATTGCGAGTAGCAATTTTGTTCAAATACAAGGATATGTTAGCTAGCTAAACCTACATGTGTGTCAAAGCCATTCAAAGCTAACTAACATTTCTCTGTTGTTTTGAGAATCAGGatcagaatgttttatttccatTGTTGATGAACAGAATTCACAAATAGAAAATTGCTTTGGCTTAAAAGGTGcataacagataaaataataaaatgaaatacataaaataaaatataaggcattcagatatccattttattttattatctgtaatgTTCGACGCATTTAACTGGGAGTGGGGCCGTCCACACTGTTTTATCCATTGTAGGCACCGCTCACGTTGTGTTTTCGGCTCTGGGAATGGGAAGAACACAACTCCTCCAGACAATCTCTCGGGGTATCTAATGTCCGATTTACAAACGCCGCGGGCGCACCGCTTCACCATCTTGCTTGGAGTCAATGTTTGTTGGAGCTGCTCACATAGTAACGGTTGCTATGATGTGTGATTGGGCAATGGTCGTTCTGGGGGAGGGGCCGGCGAAAGGCTTATTGTTGctaatgtgttttattgtaatttgcTTGTCGATCCAGATGAgtgttgttttttgttaaataattgatattattgtattaatgtattaatgtttacttgttattttcatgattttcatcATAACACAATTCATTGTAGTTGTCCAGCATTCCACCCTGGTGAACAGACTCCCATCCTTAACATTTATTACTGTAGACCAGCATAGTTTCCAATGTGTGTAACCAGCATCCAATGTTGCTGCTGGTGTGACCAGCATGGGATGCATTTAATAAAAGCATACAGCAAGCATACCAGCACCAAAACACAACATATGCTGGTCTGGCTGGTTTCTCCAGTCGGGCAATGggaaacatttttttgttacagTTATTTATAAATTGCCCAATAATAAGTAAAAGCAATGCTGtgtaatttcatttgattatatGTGATTCAGAAATATATTTGTGAGATTCACTGACTCGGAGCACATCTAACCCTCATGAATGAATAATCCTATAATAACTGGAGAGATGTCTGACCACATAGTTGGAGTCTGGTTTGACTCGGCAGGTCCAAACCCAGGAGCTCTGTTCCCCGATGGTGCCCAGCCGAACCCCGTCTTTAGTGTAGAGTGAGGCCTGCTTGTCTGAGCCGCCCATCACGATGTACTCGCCCTTAGAGAAGAAGCTGACGCAGCACGGGTCAAAGTTCAGCTGCCGGTCCTTCCCAATCTGCAGAAGACAAAACTCACGTCAGCATGGGAAATATACCCTGGCTATTTTAGTGTTTTCTTCAATGCATCACATTAACATGCTGAACTACTCTCATCTAACAGCAAATCTTACATGCTATTCTAACCTTCTGAGGTCATTAGAAACACAaactatactttattattttatatattactcTGATTAAGGAGCACTTAAAAGGTCATGTTTTCTGAGACAGCAGCTCAGGTCCAGTCATCATCTGAAATAGTGGGGGATCACATAAAACGATGTGATAATCCACGAGTCGGGACTTAAACTCGGGTCACCTGAAGTGCCACTGAACTGAATGACAGTGCCTTAGCTTTAGGCTCAGCTCTGACAGGACATGTGAAGCAGATCTGCAAAACTATGTGTACAGCATAAAGCCAAAGGGTCACAATTCTCACTgttaattaactattaattattacttcataaacTCCCAATTGCTGCTTAATAATGTACTTGTTAAGTTTAGgtgttgggtaggattagggatgtagaataaggtcatgaaGAATATTCAATATGTTAACAATATGTATGCTAATAAGCATTTATGGGAACTCTCTTCTTGAAGACATTTGACATTTGGTTAAGCTGCCATTTAAAGTtgttaaaaagttaaaagcaTGATGGCTTTAGGAGGCAGATGTGCATTTTGAAATGATCTCGGAGCATGAAACGTTTTTTTCGAAGCAGCCCAAAGCCTACAGCTACGGAGCCCCACAGGGGTCATATGCAGGAGTAAACAACGGTGAATTCTGACTCTGTGCCAGATGATGATGATTACAAGCTCTGAACCTGAACTTCACACGTACTCCTGCTACTCAAGCACTTCTCACTGCCTCCTCAGGACAAACCACAGagcagctttggataaaagtgctgAATGAGAGTATGTAACGTCATTCATTCAGTTCCCTCTGGATTAAATTAAGCCATACTTTTTCCTGAACATCCTACTGAAACAGATAGCAGAAGTTAAACAGGAAGAGTATGTCACactaatgctgggtacacaccaaaagataatcgggCTGATTTGGGGCTGATTTCCCCCCTTCCAacaatcctagctatgtcccTATTATCTTGATGGCtctacagatgatctcatcagatGTTCtcttggtgtgaggtgtgttaagtGTGTCCGAACCTGATCAGAAGAACGTCGGAGCCGCCCCAATCACGAATTGCAAATATTCAACGTTTAATATTTACaatcagaaatcctgatgtgtgggggaTCCCCGAGGACAAACACACACGCTCTGGAGATGATCACGTGAAAcgaaacaatatccaatcagaagGTGAGATGATGGAAGACGGAAGCAGTCATGACGCAGCACAAAGAGAAACTGATGTGGACAGCAGAGATGGGGGATCAGCTTGATGATGAATGTTTATACTCTACAACGTGTTGTGtataaaatcattccaaacactacCATTGCAACTTCTTCCTGCATATTGTCCGCCCTGCTTTTTCTGAAGTCTCACGAGATTTTGTGAGGTTTCCTGTGTTCAGTCGGGACTCTgggtgtgtgtggtgtgctgtctATGTCACATCATGGCACACCACACACTATAGGAGCGAGACAGTTCAATCTAGGATTTTGTGGtatatcacattttgaaaatctcataagatgtaaaaaatcttTTAGTGTGTACCCAACATAACTTTACAGCTATGGAGCTGAGTGGATCTGTGAATgcatgtctgtctctctctgataGTACAGTAAGTGTGTCCTGTGCTTACCCTCGGGCTGAAGTACTCACCACAGCGCTGCTAAAGAACAGCATCTGCCCTACATACACTCATTCTATATACCTTCTTGTTCACCAAGTCACAACTCTGTTCAAGTGCACCGAGggcaaaagctgctttaaacaATTCAGTTCATTGAAGTttacttataaataaaatctatttatttacactatttttgacagcatcctcactttacagcatttttacacgtGCCTAAAACTCACAGTACTGAAGCTTTGCAAGAAGGTTTCGTGAAGCATCTTGGAGTCTTTACCACAGCTTTTGAGTATTTCTCAGTGTTCTGTAAATGTCTAAATCTCTTGTTGCATGAATTTGACATGATCCATTTCTATTATCAcaatgtaacaacaacaacaacaagtcgtggttgtgggttcgagtcttatACCAGCAGAGATTGTAGAGATTGCTCTCTCTCCCACGACTGAAGTGTCCTCGAGCAAGGCACCggaccccaactgctccccgggcgccgcagtgtgtgtgtgtgtgtgtgtgcgtgtgcgtgagtgcgtgtgtgtgtgagtgtgtgtgtgtgtgtgtgtgtgtgtgtgcgtgagcgtgtgtgtgtgtgggtgtgcgtgtgtgtgtgtgagtgtgtgtgtatgtgtgtgtgcgtgagcgtgtgtgtgtgtgtgtgtgtgtgtgtgtgtgtgagagagagagagagtgattgtgtctgtgtgtgtgtgtgtgtgtgtctgtgtgtgtgtgtgtgtgtgtgtgtgtgagtgtgtactcTTGTTCAATGTGAATGCTGTATGCTGGAATATATTCTGTCATTACCCGGgtggtgaaataaaataaactgaaaattatgttttttttatctttagcaTATTATAtgtgtgctgttgttgttttttagtatagtttttccatgaacatagcacataccgaaccgtaccgagACCGTGACTCTAAAACAGTGATACCAACTGAACCATTCCATCCCTAGTCACCATGTTACTTCACTCTCACtctttcactttcacacacttaccTGTTTCCCACTGAGCTGGTAGAAAGACAGCCTCTGTCCCCAATCAGCCACGGCCAAGATATCGTTGTGTTcatccctgaaacacacacacacacacacagcccagtGTGACACATGCTTTCACTGAAGACCAtcagtcctgtcctgtcctgtcctgtcctgtgtGCTTTCTCTGAAATCATCTGCTGCTGCTTCCTCCAGAGAAGCTCCATCCTCATCCATCACTTACACTAACAGCAGCACCTCAACCAGCTTCAGCTGTTCCTGCTGTCTGAGGATAAGCTTCATACACAGACACAATGCCAGAGAGCAACGTCTGTCTGTGTTCTtcgtcagtctgtctgtctgtctgtctgtcaaataCAATTCATATTCAATAAAGCTTTATTAGTATGACTGTGTAACACAATGTTGCCAAATCATTAGcgtatgttttaataattaaggaTGGTCTGATCACCTTTTTCAGTATTGGTTGATGCCGAGCTgatacagagtttttttttttttttttttttttttttatgtagtattgatatatatgtgtgtgtgtgtgtgtgtgtgtgtgtataataattCTTTCACAATATACTAAATACAGACTActtcattataaagaaaaataaacaataaatatgaaaaatatatatgtactgtaaatTCATAATAGGGGTGTCACGATATACCAGTATAATAAAGTGATGTTAACCgtgatattcaaagcaacaattatcgATATTGTGGTAATTTATTGTGTGAGGATATACTGGTATTTGTGAAACTGCAATATTTcacatgaacagttctcttatgataacCCCACATGTCAATACTCCAGCGCCAGTACCTGGTGGAGCGCCCAGGTGGCAGTATCGTGTCTTAATGCTGACACTGTCATAcaagaaaaattacatttaagttaaatgtatgcatttagcagattacaTTCCATTCCGGCTAACTTTtttaacatgtgttccctgggaatcgaacccacaaccctgtgctgctaacgcaatgctctaccactgagccacaggaacacagaaGAAGACACCGCGCTCGCAGCTACTCCGAGGAGAGCCGTGTTCGTCACAGACCTCTATGGACCCCTTAAAcgttttagttgtagtttttcAAAGTTTTATcccaattttttaaatgtatcactGTTCCCCAAAGTTCACTCCGGTACAGTAGAGTTGGTTTAATGCATGATATGTCTGTCAGTCTCTCTCAGTCTCTGCAGTACACGTGCCATTATCAGTGGGGGAAAGAGCAAATCTCAAACGTGGAGGGCGAGCCTAGGTTTTCCACTAGTTCATCAATCGCAGAAGGTTTCATTATTTCCGGatggttaaaaaaagtttaagaggacaaaaataatgtttctcAGTATACACCTGTGCGGGAAGCTCTGATATCTGAATAATCACAGCTCACATCATACAGTGGGTGACGATGTTATGAGCTCATCTTACTTCGATGGGTTCCAGGCAATGGACCAGATGGGTGATGAGGAGCCCCCCGGACGCTCAATCTTCACCTTCTCCTCTCCGCTCTTGTTTCTGATGCTCACCACTCCGTTCATCATTCCCAGAGCCAAGTACTGACCGTCATTAGTCCACCTGAGATCACCAGCCAACACCATCACACACCACACAGCTACTACAGTACACTGTGATAAACCTCCTCCACTCACCCACAGCATGTGATCTTACTGCTGACTTTATGTTTGGAGACAGACTTCTGCTCTGGAGACCACAGACCTGCAACACACAGCAAACCTGTCAGAGAAGTGTGTTAAACTGCAGCTGAACAGAACACTGCTGAGCCTCTCTCATCAGACAACACCAGGACATTCATGTATTATCAGTCTCATCAAAGCtgacacttcctccagtgaaacagtgttctggtctgaatcaggagagaaatctgcacagatcaagcagtgtttaaacagatctaaacacttatgagagagacaacaggagatgtttcactggaggaagtgtgattatggattatagactatcTGGGACGATGGCCTGAGAGTGCATGTTTTTAgtaaatgtcaatatttttaggtgaactattacaGTGTCCTGTTATCACCGGTTATTAAGATGTGTTTCTGATGTTGCACCTGCTGAACAGGTCTGAAACCGGTTGTGATCAGGTCACTGAAACCTCTTACAGACTGAGTCAAATGAATTAAGATTGTTCAGACTCATGCGGTGAGTGGATCACAGAAAACACCAGAGCCAAACCATCAGAAGAGAGCACTACAGGCACTCAAAGATGACCACTAGACGGGTGACACCATTATATCAAAGTTCAGTCTTATTCATTCTGTACAGCAGCAGTGCACTTTATTCAAGATGGCTTCCACATTGACTCTCAGTCAGGAAATTATGAGAACGTgaagcacaaaaataaaaaaataaataaataaatatacacacacacacacacaaaagctgtATTCTTATATAATATGATTAGTTGTGATTGTTCTTAGATATTGTGGGAGAACATGAGAGCACAGCAGAATTGATTTTGTTAATTTCCTTCTTGTCATCAAAGACCATGTGTAATGCACTATAGTCTTCAAATCTATACTCCTCACAGAGACTATCACTCATATTACAGTCAACAAGGATTCAGATATACTTTCTGAACACACTGTTCTCTTCATAATCTGAATAACTCATCAGTGCCTTTCTTTAGcagctgtcagtcacacacactgaGGTCTTCAGCGTCTCTGTGGAGGAAACATCCTCTGGTCTCTGtagctgtgcacacacacacacacacacacacacacacactcaccgaaGTCTCCTGAGGAGCACGAGGCCAGCTGGTGTGTGACGGGGTTGTATGCCACACACTGGATTGAATCATTGTGACTAAAAGAGatgaaacacaacacacacaaacacagatctcAATGATGGATAGCAGCACGGCATGATGGGAGGTGGACTAAATCAAACACTAAGATATTATAACTGTATGAGTACTACAAACACAGGAAGCCCACGTGTATTTGAGGATGCCCTCCAGTTTGGAGGTCCAGATGATGATGCTTTTATCTGCTGAACCGGATGCGAAGCGTTTCCCTgcaggagagagaggaggaacaCACAAGATGCATCACAGTTCTCCAGAagcaatcacaaacacacacaggtgtgATATAATTACCATCTTTAGCGTAAGCCACACAATACACCGTGTCTTTGTGTCCTTTCAGCGGCTGAATCAGTGTGCCATCAGCGGTGTCgtacacctgcacacacacacacacacacacacacggcagtcGTCATGATCTGATCAAAACCACCTTAATTGACCCATAAggcaagaaataaataaataaaatgaaaaggatAAATATAGCGCTGTTAGGACGATAGCGAGGACCGTGGGAGGGAGAGGgggtctaaccctaaccctaaagaTAATTCACTAATAACAGCAATCGGCCAATCAGATCTCAGCTCTGGAACAGGCTGTGCACAAGTGGAAGCACGCTTTAGTCATTTTTCACACAAAAGGATTCTAGCAcaacttttgaatttctttaaaaagacaacagaaaagttatgatttttcttttatcagAACTGAAAGATTCCCCTGACGTTATGTTATTGTGCTGTATGTGTAACTGTGACGGATTGAGAGACTATAGGAGACATGATATTAGAGTCATCCACTttgcaaaaaccaaacaaaaacacgtCTTGTGTTCAAAAGCATTCACTGCGCGATGAAGTCTGTTAAAATACcgttaaaataacattatagcatttcaagcaattaaagaaaaagtacccatgtatgagtttttgtttttatattcattgcacaagcaatgttttttttttttttttatatcagtacaTGCGCGAGCAGAAATGTGCTATCaattttatacaacagtgc includes the following:
- the LOC113079378 gene encoding protein enabled homolog; this encodes MRGQNETTERKNRTRGQNERTERDDRVKEPNERTEREHGTRAQSEETEREDGTRAQNERTERDNGTRAQNEGTEREHRTRGRNERTEREDGTRGQNERTEREDRARGQNEGTEREHGTRGQNDRTKREHGMRGQNQRTEREDRMRGQNESTEREDRMRGQNETTE